The following are from one region of the Etheostoma spectabile isolate EspeVRDwgs_2016 chromosome 15, UIUC_Espe_1.0, whole genome shotgun sequence genome:
- the odad4 gene encoding outer dynein arm-docking complex subunit 4 isoform X2, translating into MGQSDNALKAAEASLKQDKSFFEGLYQKAEALYYMGEFEFALVFYRKGQKLRPQIQEFRLGIQKAQEAIENSVGNPSFVKLEIKGDLSFLQKDEERAQPVAAIPNLTTKKKQPTQKTPKSAKTTKQLLGEFYSDKKYLENLLKDEDLVKGKTKSGEQLQDVIQGCLTYLDTCTEFWNQEKPISAQEKEHKLEQQKPLPSAPSDPVQFLLKCLDDIDADLMSGNAEGSLNKAEEVMTIVQGWSEKEVPNKKELLGNLHSCIGNAFIDLGDLGKALDHHHKDLEFAKLCKIPDAMFRALDNIGRIYAQIGQFSQAIEFWEKTIPLVRGGLVKTWLFHEIGWCYLELNCHKEARDCGIRSVAAADEIADEKWQINANVLVAQSELKLGDFESSVSHFERALTLAQLQEDHSAMNVIQKALDEAKQHLPQ; encoded by the exons ATGGGGCAATCAGACAACGCTTTAAAAGCTGCAGAGGCTTCACTCAAACAAGACAAGTCATTTTTTGAG GGTTTGTACCAGAAGGCTGAAGCATTGTACTACATGGGAGAATTTGAATTTGCCCTGGTGTTTTACCGCAAAGGACAAAAGTTGCGACCACAAATACAGGAGTTCAGACTGGGTATCCAGAAAGCACAGGAGGCTATAGAAAACTCTGTTGGCA ATCCTTCCTTTGTAAAACTGGAGATCAAGGGAGACCTCTCATTTCTCCAAAAAGATGAGGAG AGGGCACAGCCAGTTGCTGCTATTCCGAATCTGAcgacaaagaaaaaacagccGACCCAGAAGACCCCTAAGAGTGCGAAGACAACCAAACAACTGCTGGGAGAGTTTTACAGTGACAAGAAATATCTAGAAAACCTGCTTAAAGATGAAG ATTTGGTAAAAGGCAAGACGAAAAGTGGGGAACAATTGCAGGACGTCATTCAGGGCTGCCTCACATACCTTGACACTTGCACCGAGTTCTGGAACCAGGAGAAACCTATCTCTGCACAGGAAAAAGAGCATAAGCTCGAGCAGCAAAAACCCCTTCCAAGCGCACCCTCTGATCCTGTTCAGTTTCTACTGAAGTGCTTGGATGACATTGATGCAG ATTTGATGTCTGGAAATGCAGAAGGTAGTCTCAATAAGGCAGAAGAAGTCATGACGATTGTGCAGGGCTGGTCAGAGAAAGAGGTGCCTAATAAGAAAGAGCTTTTGGGCAACCTGCACAGTTGTATTGGGAATGCCTTTATCGACCTGGGAGACCTTGGCAAAGCTTTAGACCATCATCATAAAGACTTGGAGTTCGCTAAACTGTG CAAAATCCCAGATGCAATGTTCAGGGCTCTGGACAACATTGGGCGAATTTATGCTCAAATTGGACAGTTTTCACAGGCCATTGAGTT CTGGGAGAAGACGATTCCGTTGGTCCGTGGTGGTTTGGTGAAGACCTGGTTGTTTCATGAGATTGGTTGGTGTTACCTGGAGCTCAATTGCCACAAAGAAGCCCGAGACTGTGGCATCCGTTCAGTCGCTGCAGCTGATGAAATTGCTGATGAGAAATGGCAGATAAATGCCAATGTTTTGGTGGCACAATCAGAAT TGAAACTGGGAGACTTTGAATCCTCTGTCTCCCACTTTGAGAGAGCCTTGACCCTGGCCCAACTGCAAGAGGACCACTCTGCCATGAATGTCATTCAGAAG GCCCTTGATGAAGCAAAGCAACACCTACCACAGTGA
- the odad4 gene encoding outer dynein arm-docking complex subunit 4 isoform X1 → MSDTDCIQDVQKPKGVFSTLLADGDWLYIKGEYKKAIASYTTALILKPDDKTCFVGRAKCYLKMGQSDNALKAAEASLKQDKSFFEGLYQKAEALYYMGEFEFALVFYRKGQKLRPQIQEFRLGIQKAQEAIENSVGNPSFVKLEIKGDLSFLQKDEERAQPVAAIPNLTTKKKQPTQKTPKSAKTTKQLLGEFYSDKKYLENLLKDEDLVKGKTKSGEQLQDVIQGCLTYLDTCTEFWNQEKPISAQEKEHKLEQQKPLPSAPSDPVQFLLKCLDDIDADLMSGNAEGSLNKAEEVMTIVQGWSEKEVPNKKELLGNLHSCIGNAFIDLGDLGKALDHHHKDLEFAKLCKIPDAMFRALDNIGRIYAQIGQFSQAIEFWEKTIPLVRGGLVKTWLFHEIGWCYLELNCHKEARDCGIRSVAAADEIADEKWQINANVLVAQSELKLGDFESSVSHFERALTLAQLQEDHSAMNVIQKALDEAKQHLPQ, encoded by the exons ATGTCAGACACAGACTGTATTCAAGATGTTCAGAAGCCGAAGGGCGTATTCTCTACTTTATTGGCCGATGGGGATTGGCTGTACATTAAAGGAGAATATAAAAAGGctatagctagctacacaacg GCACTGATTTTAAAGCCTGATGACAAGACCTGCTTTGTTGGTCGAGCCAAATGTTACCTGAAGATGGGGCAATCAGACAACGCTTTAAAAGCTGCAGAGGCTTCACTCAAACAAGACAAGTCATTTTTTGAG GGTTTGTACCAGAAGGCTGAAGCATTGTACTACATGGGAGAATTTGAATTTGCCCTGGTGTTTTACCGCAAAGGACAAAAGTTGCGACCACAAATACAGGAGTTCAGACTGGGTATCCAGAAAGCACAGGAGGCTATAGAAAACTCTGTTGGCA ATCCTTCCTTTGTAAAACTGGAGATCAAGGGAGACCTCTCATTTCTCCAAAAAGATGAGGAG AGGGCACAGCCAGTTGCTGCTATTCCGAATCTGAcgacaaagaaaaaacagccGACCCAGAAGACCCCTAAGAGTGCGAAGACAACCAAACAACTGCTGGGAGAGTTTTACAGTGACAAGAAATATCTAGAAAACCTGCTTAAAGATGAAG ATTTGGTAAAAGGCAAGACGAAAAGTGGGGAACAATTGCAGGACGTCATTCAGGGCTGCCTCACATACCTTGACACTTGCACCGAGTTCTGGAACCAGGAGAAACCTATCTCTGCACAGGAAAAAGAGCATAAGCTCGAGCAGCAAAAACCCCTTCCAAGCGCACCCTCTGATCCTGTTCAGTTTCTACTGAAGTGCTTGGATGACATTGATGCAG ATTTGATGTCTGGAAATGCAGAAGGTAGTCTCAATAAGGCAGAAGAAGTCATGACGATTGTGCAGGGCTGGTCAGAGAAAGAGGTGCCTAATAAGAAAGAGCTTTTGGGCAACCTGCACAGTTGTATTGGGAATGCCTTTATCGACCTGGGAGACCTTGGCAAAGCTTTAGACCATCATCATAAAGACTTGGAGTTCGCTAAACTGTG CAAAATCCCAGATGCAATGTTCAGGGCTCTGGACAACATTGGGCGAATTTATGCTCAAATTGGACAGTTTTCACAGGCCATTGAGTT CTGGGAGAAGACGATTCCGTTGGTCCGTGGTGGTTTGGTGAAGACCTGGTTGTTTCATGAGATTGGTTGGTGTTACCTGGAGCTCAATTGCCACAAAGAAGCCCGAGACTGTGGCATCCGTTCAGTCGCTGCAGCTGATGAAATTGCTGATGAGAAATGGCAGATAAATGCCAATGTTTTGGTGGCACAATCAGAAT TGAAACTGGGAGACTTTGAATCCTCTGTCTCCCACTTTGAGAGAGCCTTGACCCTGGCCCAACTGCAAGAGGACCACTCTGCCATGAATGTCATTCAGAAG GCCCTTGATGAAGCAAAGCAACACCTACCACAGTGA
- the cnp gene encoding 2',3'-cyclic-nucleotide 3'-phosphodiesterase isoform X2, with protein sequence MDTEKSGEVLDASETPQQDETQMEKEFVSKLETPEEFTEPEKPPAADEETGQLIVTENVTLSVQQTEMKIEDSLPKEISEMEAVPAVAPPESDESSKKISDPVAALDTEPENAQPKPQPAPKNDPEPLPVQTPLAESAPEPKPEKLVESGPQAELEEQTIPKPTALQQAVDTQPPSQEEKVSQQVKTETELQTAMETGSEEVAKKKVVEDVAVKPIREVEEEKPTEAVTTKEEASAEVESVKPAEDEKEVEPEKSVDSKTLKGAEAAASAAGSVKSEKNDAERQKEEETVPAPSSLSFALLEQEQTKSALQTSRTLVVLRGLPGSGKSYLARVIADAYKDNCSVVCADDHGVKPENPESSVEGYKALDEAVVACCSAGAASSILMVVDDTNHIQDRLARLWEIAEQHNLVAVFLEPCTEWHRDPAQLTKKTRRGLEEAQLEAMRGQLEEMSLPLYFGWFLLSSIQDKVRCTAMDFLKTLDTLEAFKKHLIDFTGKAEVDLEEYFEAKGTLHCTTKFCDYGKAEGAKEYAEKPAVKDFYGSAFELSLSALFVTPRTVGARVSLTEEQLLLWPADAEKEAGSPSMPLGNRAHVTLGCAEGVEPVQTGLDLLEILALQQEGHQGELIEEMELGSLTYYGEGRWLLSLREPICSPACFSSFYGRKELDPAKKEPEKKKKQKCTIL encoded by the exons ATGGACACCGAAAAGAGTGGTGAGGTTTTAGATGCGTCAGAAACTCCACAGCAAGACGAGACTCAAATGGAAAAAGAGTTTGTGTCAAAATTGGAGACACCAGAGGAATTCACTGAGCCCGAGAAGCCACCAGCTGCTGATGAAGAGACCGGGC AGTTGATTGTGACAGAAAATGTTACGCTGTCTGTGCAACAAACAGAAATGAAGATTGAAGACAGCTTGCCCAAAGAAATATCTGAAATGGAGGCAGTGCCTGCGGTGGCACCACCAGAATCAGATGAGTCATCTAAAAAGATCTCTGACCCAGTTGCAGCTTTAGACACAGAACCAGAAAACGCCCAGCCTAAACCGCAGCCTGCGCCAAAGAATGACCCAGAACCTTTGCCTGTGCAAACACCTCTGGCCGAGAGTGCCCCTGAACCAAAGCCAGAGAAGTTGGTAGAATCAGGTCCACAAGCTGAACTAGAAGAGCAAACAATACCTAAACCAACTGCACTGCAGCAGGCAGTAGATACACAGCCACCCAGCCAAGAGGAAAAAGTGTCACAACAAGTGAAAACTGAGACAGAATTGCAGACTGCAATGGAAACTGGGTCAGAAGAAGTAGCCAAAAAGAAAGTGGTAGAAGATGTTGCCGTTAAGCCAATTAGGGAGGTGGAAGAAGAAAAGCCAACAGAAGCTGTGACTACAAAGGAGGAGGCATCAGCTGAAGTTGAAAGTGTGAAACCTGCAGAAGACGAGAAGGAAGTTGAACCAGAAAAATCAGTTGACTCTAAAACTCTGAAGGGAGCTGaagcagcagcatcagcagcaggaAGCGTAAAATCTGAGAAGAATGATGCTGAACGTcaaaaggaagaggaaacagTCCCTGCTCCTAGCTCCCTCTCCTTTGCTCTCCTGGAACAAGAGCAGACCAAAAGCGCCCTGCAAACCTCTCGTACGCTTGTTGTGCTCAGGGGCCTTCCAGGAAGTGGTAAAAGCTACTTGGCACGTGTCATAGCTGATGCCTACAAAGACAACTGCTCTGTCGTCTGTGCCGATGACCATGGGGTAAAGCCAGAGAATCCAGAATCATCAGTGGAAGGATACAAGGCTCTGGATGAGGCTGTGGTGGCCTGCTGCAGTGCAGGAGCCGCTTCCTCTATACTGATGGTGGTGGATGACACCAACCACATCCAGGATCGACTGGCCCGTCTGTGGGAGATTGCCGAGCAGCACAACCTTGTCGCGGTCTTTTTGGAGCCATGTACTGAATGGCACAGAGATCCAGCACAGCTGACCAAGAAGACCAGGCGTGGACTGGAGGAAGCCCAACTGGAAGCCATGAGAGGTCAACTTGAGGAAATGTCCCTTCCTCTTTACTTTGGCTGGTTCCTTCTTTCCTCCATCCAGGACAAGGTAAGGTGCACAGCAATGGACTTCCTTAAAACGCTGGACACCTTGGAGGCCTTCAAGAAACACTTGATTGACT TTACTGGGAAAGCCGAGGTGGATTTGGAGGAGTATTTTGAAGCCAAAGGAACTCTCCATTGCACAACAAAATTCTGTGACTATGGAAAAGCAGAAGGTGCCAAAGAGTATGCAGAGAAACCA GCTGTTAAAGATTTCTATGGTTCTGCATTCGAGCTGTCCCTGAGTGCTCTCTTTGTGACTCCTCGCACTGTTGGTGCCAGAGTGTCCCTCACAGAGGAGCAGCTTTTGCTGTGGCCAGCTGATGCCGAAAAGGAGGCAGGGTCTCCCTCCATGCCTCTGGGAAACCGCGCCCATGTTACTCTAGGATGTGCCGAGGGTGTTGAGCCAGTTCAAACAGGTCTGGATCTGCTCGAAATCCTGGCACTGCAGCAGGAAGGCCATCAGGGGGAGCTCATCGAGGAGATGGAGCTTGGCTCGCTGACCTATTACGGAGAAGGAAGGTGGCTGCTCAGTCTCAGAGAGCCTATCTGCTCCCCAGCCTGCTTCTCCAGCTTCTATGGGCGCAAGGAGCTTGATCCGGCCAAAAAAGAACCcgagaagaaaaagaagcaaaagtGCACCATATTGTAA
- the cnp gene encoding 2',3'-cyclic-nucleotide 3'-phosphodiesterase isoform X1 produces MDTEKSGEVLDASETPQQDETQMEKEFVSKLETPEEFTEPEKPPAADEETGQLPLNGHDTQVVNVKETEELIVTENVTLSVQQTEMKIEDSLPKEISEMEAVPAVAPPESDESSKKISDPVAALDTEPENAQPKPQPAPKNDPEPLPVQTPLAESAPEPKPEKLVESGPQAELEEQTIPKPTALQQAVDTQPPSQEEKVSQQVKTETELQTAMETGSEEVAKKKVVEDVAVKPIREVEEEKPTEAVTTKEEASAEVESVKPAEDEKEVEPEKSVDSKTLKGAEAAASAAGSVKSEKNDAERQKEEETVPAPSSLSFALLEQEQTKSALQTSRTLVVLRGLPGSGKSYLARVIADAYKDNCSVVCADDHGVKPENPESSVEGYKALDEAVVACCSAGAASSILMVVDDTNHIQDRLARLWEIAEQHNLVAVFLEPCTEWHRDPAQLTKKTRRGLEEAQLEAMRGQLEEMSLPLYFGWFLLSSIQDKVRCTAMDFLKTLDTLEAFKKHLIDFTGKAEVDLEEYFEAKGTLHCTTKFCDYGKAEGAKEYAEKPAVKDFYGSAFELSLSALFVTPRTVGARVSLTEEQLLLWPADAEKEAGSPSMPLGNRAHVTLGCAEGVEPVQTGLDLLEILALQQEGHQGELIEEMELGSLTYYGEGRWLLSLREPICSPACFSSFYGRKELDPAKKEPEKKKKQKCTIL; encoded by the exons ATGGACACCGAAAAGAGTGGTGAGGTTTTAGATGCGTCAGAAACTCCACAGCAAGACGAGACTCAAATGGAAAAAGAGTTTGTGTCAAAATTGGAGACACCAGAGGAATTCACTGAGCCCGAGAAGCCACCAGCTGCTGATGAAGAGACCGGGCAGCTGCCACTGAATGGTCACGATACACAAGTTGTGAACGTGAAAGAAACAGAAGAGTTGATTGTGACAGAAAATGTTACGCTGTCTGTGCAACAAACAGAAATGAAGATTGAAGACAGCTTGCCCAAAGAAATATCTGAAATGGAGGCAGTGCCTGCGGTGGCACCACCAGAATCAGATGAGTCATCTAAAAAGATCTCTGACCCAGTTGCAGCTTTAGACACAGAACCAGAAAACGCCCAGCCTAAACCGCAGCCTGCGCCAAAGAATGACCCAGAACCTTTGCCTGTGCAAACACCTCTGGCCGAGAGTGCCCCTGAACCAAAGCCAGAGAAGTTGGTAGAATCAGGTCCACAAGCTGAACTAGAAGAGCAAACAATACCTAAACCAACTGCACTGCAGCAGGCAGTAGATACACAGCCACCCAGCCAAGAGGAAAAAGTGTCACAACAAGTGAAAACTGAGACAGAATTGCAGACTGCAATGGAAACTGGGTCAGAAGAAGTAGCCAAAAAGAAAGTGGTAGAAGATGTTGCCGTTAAGCCAATTAGGGAGGTGGAAGAAGAAAAGCCAACAGAAGCTGTGACTACAAAGGAGGAGGCATCAGCTGAAGTTGAAAGTGTGAAACCTGCAGAAGACGAGAAGGAAGTTGAACCAGAAAAATCAGTTGACTCTAAAACTCTGAAGGGAGCTGaagcagcagcatcagcagcaggaAGCGTAAAATCTGAGAAGAATGATGCTGAACGTcaaaaggaagaggaaacagTCCCTGCTCCTAGCTCCCTCTCCTTTGCTCTCCTGGAACAAGAGCAGACCAAAAGCGCCCTGCAAACCTCTCGTACGCTTGTTGTGCTCAGGGGCCTTCCAGGAAGTGGTAAAAGCTACTTGGCACGTGTCATAGCTGATGCCTACAAAGACAACTGCTCTGTCGTCTGTGCCGATGACCATGGGGTAAAGCCAGAGAATCCAGAATCATCAGTGGAAGGATACAAGGCTCTGGATGAGGCTGTGGTGGCCTGCTGCAGTGCAGGAGCCGCTTCCTCTATACTGATGGTGGTGGATGACACCAACCACATCCAGGATCGACTGGCCCGTCTGTGGGAGATTGCCGAGCAGCACAACCTTGTCGCGGTCTTTTTGGAGCCATGTACTGAATGGCACAGAGATCCAGCACAGCTGACCAAGAAGACCAGGCGTGGACTGGAGGAAGCCCAACTGGAAGCCATGAGAGGTCAACTTGAGGAAATGTCCCTTCCTCTTTACTTTGGCTGGTTCCTTCTTTCCTCCATCCAGGACAAGGTAAGGTGCACAGCAATGGACTTCCTTAAAACGCTGGACACCTTGGAGGCCTTCAAGAAACACTTGATTGACT TTACTGGGAAAGCCGAGGTGGATTTGGAGGAGTATTTTGAAGCCAAAGGAACTCTCCATTGCACAACAAAATTCTGTGACTATGGAAAAGCAGAAGGTGCCAAAGAGTATGCAGAGAAACCA GCTGTTAAAGATTTCTATGGTTCTGCATTCGAGCTGTCCCTGAGTGCTCTCTTTGTGACTCCTCGCACTGTTGGTGCCAGAGTGTCCCTCACAGAGGAGCAGCTTTTGCTGTGGCCAGCTGATGCCGAAAAGGAGGCAGGGTCTCCCTCCATGCCTCTGGGAAACCGCGCCCATGTTACTCTAGGATGTGCCGAGGGTGTTGAGCCAGTTCAAACAGGTCTGGATCTGCTCGAAATCCTGGCACTGCAGCAGGAAGGCCATCAGGGGGAGCTCATCGAGGAGATGGAGCTTGGCTCGCTGACCTATTACGGAGAAGGAAGGTGGCTGCTCAGTCTCAGAGAGCCTATCTGCTCCCCAGCCTGCTTCTCCAGCTTCTATGGGCGCAAGGAGCTTGATCCGGCCAAAAAAGAACCcgagaagaaaaagaagcaaaagtGCACCATATTGTAA